GTATCTGTCCAGGTATTTTTTAATGCTCGTGCAGGTGTTCCCAGCGAACGCTTGATTACGACGGTTGAATTTTCGTCTGCATCAAGTAATGCTTGTTTATATGCCCAATGTGCATCGACACACTCCTTTGTTGCAATAAATCGAGTCCCCATTTCTATACCTTCTGCTCCAAGTGCCAGTGCTGCCATCATGCTTCGCCCATCAACAACACCGCCAGAAGCAATTACCGGAATTGATACGGAATCAACAACTTGTGGAGTCAATACAAATGTCCCTATATCACCACGGCCCAGGTGTCCTCCACCTTCCTGGCCAACAACCATAACTGCATCTGCTCCTAATTCCTCTGCTTTTTCGGCCTGTCTGCGTGCTGCAACAAGAACAAGTTTTTTAATAGGATGGTCCTTAACCATATCAAGTACACCTTTAGGATTACCACCGGTTACCGATATTGCCGGTACCTTCTCATCTATTGCCACCTGCACCATATGTTCAAATGGCCTTCCATGCTGTCCGATTGCGAAGTTTACACCAAATGGTTTATCGGTCATTGATTTTAACTTGCGGATTTCATTTCTTAATTCTTCCGGACTTGAAAGACTCATTGCAGTTATTTGGCCCAATCCACCAGAATTGGAAACGGCAGCCGCTAAATCAGCATATGCCAAATAGGCAAGTCCCCCCTGAATAATCGGGTATTCAATATTTAATAGTTTTGTCACGCTCGTTTCCCACTTCAACAAATACACCTCTTTTTCTTTTTATCGTATCATTAAATACATCTTTATGGCTAAGAAACAGCACAAATAAGCTGCATGTGAATCCATGCAGCCTCAGGCGTTCAAATCAATCTATTTTTGTTCACAAGTCGGACATGTACCGTAAAGCGTAGTAACTTTTTCATCATCAAAATGTTCGATTACTTCTTGGCAATCCTGACAAACGATAGTACCCATCTGGTCCAACTCCTTTACTTTTAATTGTTACTCCATAATAGCATTATAGTATGACATATTAAGAAAATCAATTGTTAATTAGTATAACATATTATAAAAAGTATGTTTTTGTGTATTAAAAAAGCCAGTTATAAAAAAATAACTGACTGTATATGTTTATTTTATTTTTTGTATTAAATTTGGATCTACAATTTCATATCCCTTATTGCGGAGTCCCGTGACAATATCTTTTAATGCTTTAGCTGTCCATTCACGGTCGTGCATCAAAAGATTGGCACCAGGCTTCAACAGGCTGTAGGGAACATCAACTTCAGGACCTTTTCCAGTAACCATTGCTTCGGTCAATTTTTTTGCATCCATGTACGGTTCGAAATAATCATAACCGTAAGTCCAATTCATTAATACCATGCCCTCTTCTTTGGCAGTCTGTTTTGTGAAATCTGTGTTTGCCCCATTCGGTGCCCTGAAAAATTCAGGTCTTTTTCCAATAATTTCTTCAATCGTATCACTTAAGCTAATAATTTCCTTCTTTTGTTTTTCCTCTGACAAATCAGGCAAAAAAGCATGATTGTATGTATGGTTACCAATCGGAAATCCCATTTCATGAATTTGCTTTAATACTTCTTTTTCCTCGGGTGTATCCAAAAAATGCCCATTTACGAAAAAGATTGCACCTGCATCTAACGATTTTAATGTTTTCGCCATCTCAAGCGCATATTTATCCGGTGCATCATCTATTGTCAACAAAATTACTTTTTCATTGTAGCTTTCTTTTAAAGGAACAACTGAAGAGGTTTCTTCATTTATTTTATATTTTGCCTCTATTACTTGCTCGATTTCGGTTTCTTCCTGCTTTTCTTCTTCTGCCTTTACTGTTTTATCTGCAGATTTTTGCTCTTCCTCTTTCTGTTTATCTGTTTCTGTTTGCTCCTGTTCATTTTCCTGGTTGGTGCTTTCTTTTTCTGAAACGGCTTTACTGTCTGCACATGCTGAAATAAATAAAAGCACTGCAACTAAAATCCATACTATTTTCTTCAACGTAGTCCCCCTCCTGATGTCTCTATATAACAATTCAATTATAAATGAAGGATGGGATGTTGACTATACCTTTTTTATATAACTGTTTATATATTTTCTATTTGGGTATACGTATACAGTATAAATTAGATAGGAAGAGACAGAATAAAACTGCATTGTTTTGGTTGAATACATTTTGTATTTATGTTTTAATTCCTTACTGTGTGGCAATTTGACTTCATTCTCACAATTACAATAGAAAGGAGCCAAAAATAATAACACATACGTCTCGTTTATCCGTAGTAAGCACAACTGCAATCCTAACATAAGCAGGGAAACAAACACTATCCAGGGATTCATAGTAGAATAATTTAGCAGTTTTTACTTTTTGAGTGCTTCAGGATTTGTGAACTTATTTTCAAAGTAAAGTAAAAACAAACCTGAAGATTCTAACAAAACTATATAGGGAGGTCTTACTATTAAATCCAAAACAATTACATCTGTTTTTTGGGTATCTATTCCGTTAATATCTGTATTTATTATTTGGGGAGCTTTTTTCCCCGATAATGTGGGTTATGTATTAGGCATAGTCGACAGTTTTATTTCGAACACATTTGGCTGGTTTTATTTGATGGTTATGACAGGATTTGTTGTCCTTGCATTGTATTTGATCTTCGGGCCTTATGGAAGGATCAAGCTTGGAGAACCTGATGATAAACCGGAGTATAGTTATTTTACCTGGTTTGCATTTCTGTTCACCGCCGGTATGGGGGTTGGTCTCGTATTCTATGGTGTGACTGAACCTGTAACACATTATTATTCCCCTCCTTCTGCTGATCCTGAAACAGTAGCATCTGCGGAAGAGTCCATGCAGTACACCTTATTCCACTGGGGATTCCATCCATGGGCTACATATGCGGTGCTTGCATTGGCACTTGCTTATTTTAAATTCCGTCACCGGGCTCCTGCTTTGATCAGTTCCGCTTTTGCACCACTGATTGGTGATCGGTCTAAAGGCGGCTTGGGGGTTGCGATTGATACACTGGCCGTTTTTGCTACTGTATTTGGTATTGCAACATCGCTTGGACTTGGTGCTACACAGATTACAGCAGGTTTGAACTATACCTTTGAAGGCATTCCAAATAACCTGACAACCAATTTGATCGTTATTTTCGTTATCACGGTATTATTTATGCTTTCTGCTTCTACAGGGATTAACCGGGGTATCCGTTACCTGAGCTGGACAAATATTGTTCTTGCCGTCGCATTGATGCTTTTTGTATTCATTCTCGGTAACTCTGTACGTATGACCGAGTCATTTACAACAACGGTAAGTAATTATATACAAAACCTTCCAAGCATGACGCTGGGAATGAATACTTTTACCGGTGACAGAGAGTTCCTTAATTCATGGACACTCTTCTACTGGGCCTGGTGGATCGGCTGGTCGCCATTTGTCGGAACCTTTATTGCCCGGGTTTCCAGAGGAAGGACGATTCGTGAATTTGTCATCGGGGTAACTTTAATTCCGGTAATATTCAGCGCCTTCTGGTTTTCCGTCTTCGGTATTGCCGGATTGGAAATGGATCAAGCTCAAGGCGGCATTATCCATCAATTAATGAATGAGGCGGGCAATGAAGTAGCATTATTTGCATTTCTTGAGTCACAGCCTATGGCAGCCGTCATTATGGGTGTCGCAGTGCTCTTGATTGCATCTTTCTTCGTTACTTCAGCCGATTCCGGTACATTTGTGCTTGGCATGCTGACAACAGGAGGCAGGTTAAACCCAGGAACGGGCGTAAAGATTATCTGGGGGATTGTCCTTGCCGGAACTGCTGCGGTTCTATTGTGGTCCGGCGGGTTGACAGCAATACAAATGGCCATGCTGATTGCAGCATTCCCGTTTGCGATTTTAATGGTATTTATGTGTATTTCGCTCCTTAAAGCACTGAAAAGCGAGCATGGCATATTGCAAATGGAAAGAAAACAGCGCGAACTCGATCCGGAGTTCCGTGAAAAGCAGCAAAAAGAACTAAGGAGAATGCGGGAAGGATTTAAGGAAACACTTCCTGATGCTGAAGAGGAAAGAGAATCTTAATAAACAATGGCTGTCCAGAAGGAATTTCCAATTCTGGACAGCTTTTTCGTTGAACACCGGCACATGTTGAAAGTCCTGGCTTTTTTATTTTTCTGGATGCCAACTAGCTTCCAGGTGCTGTTCCATATTCTTTTCATTTCAAATACTCAATCAAATCAAAGCATAAAAATAAGCCACGTCCAACAACCGGACGTGGCTTATTTATCAGGTTTTCATTTAACATGCTTTTTTTACATCGTATGGATTGGCATACCTAATGCTACATCAGCAGCTTCCATTACTGTTTCACCCAAGCTTGGATGTGCATGAATGGTAAGTGCAATATCTTCAGCAGTCATACCTGCTTCAATAGCAAGGCCGACTTCCGCAATTACATCACTTGCGTTCGGACCGGCAACTTGTGCACCAATTACAAGTCCGTCTTCTTTTCTGGTAATAAGTTTTGTAAACCCGTCACTATCATTTAATGATAATGCACGACCATTTGCAGCGAATGGGAATTTAGAAGCTTTTACATCATATCCAGCTTCTTTTGCCGCTGCTTCCGTATAACCAACTGTAGCAAGCTCAGGGTCAGAGAATACAACAGCAGGAATACCAAGATAATCAATTGCTGATTTTTCTCCGCTGATTGCCTCTGCAGCAACTTTTCCTTCATAGGATGCTTTATGTGCAAGTGGTGGTCCTTCTACAATGTCACCAATTGCATAAATGTTGTCTACATTTGTACGGCATTGCTTATCAATTTTAATAAGTCCTTTATCATCCACTTCAATGCCTACTTGTTCCAGACCGATCTCTTCAGTATTAGGTCGGCGTCCAACAGTAACCAGTACATAATCAGCCTCAATGGTTTCTTCTTTTCCTTTGGCTTCATATTTTACTTTGACACCATCTTTTGATTCCTCGACGCCTTGTGCCATTGCTTCAGTAATGACATTTACACCTTTTTTCTTAAGACGCTTCTTAACAACCTGCTTCATAGATTTTTCGAAGCCACCCAGAATTTCCTTGGTACCTTCCAATACAGTGACTTCGGTTCCGAAGTTGGCATAAGCCGTTCCAAGTTCAGTTCCAATGTAACCACCGCCAATAACAACCATCTTTTCAGGAAGTTCATCAAGGTTCAATGCTCCAGTCGAATCAAGAACACGGTCAGAAAACTTGAAGCTAGGAATTTCAATTGGTGTTGACCCGGTTGCAATAATACAGTTATTGAACGTATATGTCTGTGATTGCTTCTCGTCCATTACTTTAACTGTATTTTTATCAACAAAATATACTTCGCCTTTTACGATATCCACTTTATTTCCTTTTAAAAGGCTTTCGACACCTGAAGTTAATTTGTTAACTACCTTGCCTTTCCATTCCTGAACTTTGGAAAAATCAACGGATACATTTTCTGTTTTAATCCCCAGTTCCTCATTACCGCGGGCATACTCAGTTAAATGACCGGCCTGAATCATGGCTTTTGATGGGATACAACCGACATTCAAACATACTCCGCCAAGATTGCCTTTATCAACAATCGTTACTTTTTGACCGGTTTGGGCAGCGCGGATGGCAGCTACATAGCCGCCAGGTCCGGCACCCACAACCAGTGTATCCAGTTCAATTGGAAAATCTCCTACTACCATAATTTACGCCTCCATCATAATTAGTTGTGGATCGTTCAATAAACGCTTGATCTGATTCAGTGCCAATTGCGCCGTTGCACCGTCAACAATACGGTGATCAAAGCTGAATGATACCGCAAGAACAGGTGCGACAACAACTTCGCCATCACGAACAATCGGTTTTTCAGCGATACGGCCAATTCCAAGAATAACTGCTTCCGGATAATTCAGTACCGGTGTAAACCATTGTCCGCCGGCAGATCCAATATTAGTAATCGTATTGGATGCACCTTTCATCTCTTCAGAAGTAAGTTTACCACTGCGGGCTTTTTCTGCCAACTCATTAATTTCTTTTGAAATCGCAAAGATTGATTTACGGTCAGCATCTTTTACAACCGGTACAAGCAATCCTTTATCCGTATCTGCTGCAATACCGATGTTGTAATAATGCTTATAGATGATTTCATCTGAATCATCATCAACAGCCGCATTCAGAATTGGATACTTCTTCGATGCAGAAACCAGTGCTTTGGCAACGTAAGGAAGATACGTCAGTTTAATCTCCTGTTCAGCCGCTACTTCTTTAAACTTCTTACGGTGGGCCACCAGTTCTGTAACATCCACTTCATCCATTAGTGTTACATGCGGTGCTTTTGTTTTCGAATTAACCATTGCTTTAGCAATTGATTTACGGATGCCGCTCATTTTCTCGCGGGTTTCAGGGTAATCACCCTTTGGAACTGGTGCTGCAGCAGTAGATTCTTCTGTTGCTTCAGCATCTTCTGCAGTGTCTGCCTGCTTGTCACCGCTTAAGTACTTATCAACATCTTCTTTTAAAATTCGGCCATTCTTACCTGAGCCACTTACATCCTGAATGTTTACTTCATTGTCACGGGCGTATTTTCTGACAGATGGCATTGCGATAACCCGTTTATCATCTGATTTATCGTCGTCACTATCAGATTGTTTTTCTTTTGCATCGTCTTTTGACTCTTTTTCTTCCTTCACTTCTTTCGGAGCAGACTCTTCCTGTGCTTCTTCTTTACCGGAATCATCAGCATCACTTTCTTCTGATTCATAGCCTTCCGCATCAATTGTGATAATTGTATCACCAACTGTTGCTACCGTACCTTCTTCAGCATGAACTTTTAAAACCGGTCCATCCACTGGAGATGGTATTTCCACGACAGCCTTATCATTCTGTACTTCACAAAGTACATCATCTTCTTTTACTTCGTCGCCTTCTTTTACAAACCACTTAACAATTTCACCTTCATGGATACCTTCACCGATATCAGGCAACTTGAAATCAAACGCCATGTTTATTACCTCCAATCCAAAATGTTAAAAGTTAATAACTTGGTTCACTTTCTCCAGGATGTCTTTATGACTTGGTAACCATATTTCTTCCGCTTCTGAAAATGCATATACAGTATCTGGTGCAGTTACACGTAAAATTGGTGCCTCCAGATGCAGGATAGCTCTTTCCTGAACTTCTGAGATAACATGTGCTGCTACTCCTGCCTGACGCTGTGCTTCCTGAATCATAACCATTCGATTTGTTTTTTGAACTGATTCAACAATTGTATCCACATCAACAGGTGAAACAGTTCGAAGGTCAATAACCTCAGCATCAATGTCTTCTTTTTCGAGTTCCTCTGCTGCTTTTAATGCAGCATGAACCATAGCACCATAAGCAACCAATGTAACATCTTTACCATCTCGTTTGATGTCCGCTTTATCAAGGTCAACTGTATATTCTTCTTCCGGAACCTCACCGCGGAATGAACGATACAGTTTCATATG
The genomic region above belongs to Virgibacillus doumboii and contains:
- a CDS encoding GapA-binding peptide SR1P; amino-acid sequence: MGTIVCQDCQEVIEHFDDEKVTTLYGTCPTCEQK
- a CDS encoding dihydrolipoamide acetyltransferase family protein, with product MAFDFKLPDIGEGIHEGEIVKWFVKEGDEVKEDDVLCEVQNDKAVVEIPSPVDGPVLKVHAEEGTVATVGDTIITIDAEGYESEESDADDSGKEEAQEESAPKEVKEEKESKDDAKEKQSDSDDDKSDDKRVIAMPSVRKYARDNEVNIQDVSGSGKNGRILKEDVDKYLSGDKQADTAEDAEATEESTAAAPVPKGDYPETREKMSGIRKSIAKAMVNSKTKAPHVTLMDEVDVTELVAHRKKFKEVAAEQEIKLTYLPYVAKALVSASKKYPILNAAVDDDSDEIIYKHYYNIGIAADTDKGLLVPVVKDADRKSIFAISKEINELAEKARSGKLTSEEMKGASNTITNIGSAGGQWFTPVLNYPEAVILGIGRIAEKPIVRDGEVVVAPVLAVSFSFDHRIVDGATAQLALNQIKRLLNDPQLIMMEA
- the lpdA gene encoding dihydrolipoyl dehydrogenase — encoded protein: MVVGDFPIELDTLVVGAGPGGYVAAIRAAQTGQKVTIVDKGNLGGVCLNVGCIPSKAMIQAGHLTEYARGNEELGIKTENVSVDFSKVQEWKGKVVNKLTSGVESLLKGNKVDIVKGEVYFVDKNTVKVMDEKQSQTYTFNNCIIATGSTPIEIPSFKFSDRVLDSTGALNLDELPEKMVVIGGGYIGTELGTAYANFGTEVTVLEGTKEILGGFEKSMKQVVKKRLKKKGVNVITEAMAQGVEESKDGVKVKYEAKGKEETIEADYVLVTVGRRPNTEEIGLEQVGIEVDDKGLIKIDKQCRTNVDNIYAIGDIVEGPPLAHKASYEGKVAAEAISGEKSAIDYLGIPAVVFSDPELATVGYTEAAAKEAGYDVKASKFPFAANGRALSLNDSDGFTKLITRKEDGLVIGAQVAGPNASDVIAEVGLAIEAGMTAEDIALTIHAHPSLGETVMEAADVALGMPIHTM
- a CDS encoding NAD(P)H-dependent flavin oxidoreductase is translated as MKWETSVTKLLNIEYPIIQGGLAYLAYADLAAAVSNSGGLGQITAMSLSSPEELRNEIRKLKSMTDKPFGVNFAIGQHGRPFEHMVQVAIDEKVPAISVTGGNPKGVLDMVKDHPIKKLVLVAARRQAEKAEELGADAVMVVGQEGGGHLGRGDIGTFVLTPQVVDSVSIPVIASGGVVDGRSMMAALALGAEGIEMGTRFIATKECVDAHWAYKQALLDADENSTVVIKRSLGTPARALKNTWTDTILEIEGQKGDYDSLKSYISGEANKQYIHKGEDDKGFGWAGQGTARIHDIPTVKELISSMVEEVEAIKRKWTD
- a CDS encoding polysaccharide deacetylase family protein; the encoded protein is MKKIVWILVAVLLFISACADSKAVSEKESTNQENEQEQTETDKQKEEEQKSADKTVKAEEEKQEETEIEQVIEAKYKINEETSSVVPLKESYNEKVILLTIDDAPDKYALEMAKTLKSLDAGAIFFVNGHFLDTPEEKEVLKQIHEMGFPIGNHTYNHAFLPDLSEEKQKKEIISLSDTIEEIIGKRPEFFRAPNGANTDFTKQTAKEEGMVLMNWTYGYDYFEPYMDAKKLTEAMVTGKGPEVDVPYSLLKPGANLLMHDREWTAKALKDIVTGLRNKGYEIVDPNLIQKIK
- a CDS encoding BCCT family transporter, coding for MKSKTITSVFWVSIPLISVFIIWGAFFPDNVGYVLGIVDSFISNTFGWFYLMVMTGFVVLALYLIFGPYGRIKLGEPDDKPEYSYFTWFAFLFTAGMGVGLVFYGVTEPVTHYYSPPSADPETVASAEESMQYTLFHWGFHPWATYAVLALALAYFKFRHRAPALISSAFAPLIGDRSKGGLGVAIDTLAVFATVFGIATSLGLGATQITAGLNYTFEGIPNNLTTNLIVIFVITVLFMLSASTGINRGIRYLSWTNIVLAVALMLFVFILGNSVRMTESFTTTVSNYIQNLPSMTLGMNTFTGDREFLNSWTLFYWAWWIGWSPFVGTFIARVSRGRTIREFVIGVTLIPVIFSAFWFSVFGIAGLEMDQAQGGIIHQLMNEAGNEVALFAFLESQPMAAVIMGVAVLLIASFFVTSADSGTFVLGMLTTGGRLNPGTGVKIIWGIVLAGTAAVLLWSGGLTAIQMAMLIAAFPFAILMVFMCISLLKALKSEHGILQMERKQRELDPEFREKQQKELRRMREGFKETLPDAEEERES